The following proteins are encoded in a genomic region of Gemmatimonadota bacterium:
- a CDS encoding SDR family oxidoreductase: protein MSGRTRALLLGAAAGGALAAVAVARAHRTRFTGASVLITGGSRGLGLELARVFAAEGARLTLIARDGEELRRAARALSDDGADVQTLECDLRDPERIRAVMETIEQERGGVDVLVNNAGVIQVGPAPLMDVEDFEEAFDVHLWGPLHLVRAVTPGMARRGRGHIVNISSIGGLVAIPHLLPYVASKFALTGFSDGLHTELAPLGIRVTTVCPGLMRTGSHLHAQFKGQHGKEYGWFSTSASAPLLAMDAARAARKIVDAARSGRARLVLTPQARLLDVLGALAPGAVAFALRQAASLLPDARGVEARERRQGTEARADSPVPSWVTHLGDEAADRNNQRPHVRPAGV, encoded by the coding sequence ATGAGCGGCCGCACACGCGCGCTGCTGCTCGGCGCGGCCGCCGGCGGTGCGCTGGCCGCGGTGGCCGTGGCGCGGGCCCACCGGACGCGGTTCACCGGCGCGTCCGTCCTGATCACCGGGGGCTCGCGCGGGCTGGGTCTGGAGCTCGCCCGCGTATTCGCCGCCGAGGGCGCCCGACTCACGCTGATCGCGCGGGATGGGGAGGAGCTGCGGCGCGCGGCGCGCGCGCTCTCCGACGACGGCGCCGACGTGCAGACCCTCGAGTGCGACCTGCGCGACCCGGAGCGGATCCGCGCGGTGATGGAGACCATCGAGCAGGAGCGCGGCGGGGTGGACGTGCTCGTCAACAACGCGGGCGTCATCCAGGTCGGTCCCGCACCCCTCATGGACGTGGAGGACTTCGAGGAGGCCTTCGACGTGCACCTGTGGGGCCCGCTGCACCTGGTGCGCGCGGTCACGCCCGGCATGGCACGTCGTGGCCGCGGCCACATCGTCAACATCTCCTCCATCGGCGGTCTGGTGGCCATCCCGCACCTGCTGCCGTATGTCGCCAGCAAGTTCGCCCTGACCGGCTTCTCGGACGGGCTGCACACCGAGCTGGCGCCGCTGGGGATCCGGGTCACGACGGTGTGTCCCGGGCTGATGCGCACCGGCTCGCACCTGCACGCACAGTTCAAGGGGCAGCACGGGAAGGAGTACGGCTGGTTCTCCACGTCGGCGTCGGCACCGCTGCTGGCGATGGATGCGGCGCGGGCCGCACGGAAGATCGTGGACGCCGCGCGCAGCGGACGCGCACGCCTGGTGCTGACGCCGCAGGCGCGGCTGCTGGACGTGCTGGGCGCGCTTGCACCCGGCGCGGTGGCATTCGCGCTGCGCCAGGCCGCGAGCCTGCTGCCCGACGCCCGGGGCGTCGAAGCGCGCGAACGGCGCCAAGGCACCGAGGCGCGCGCCGACAGCCCGGTGCCGTCGTGGGTGACCCATCTCGGCGACGAGGCTGCGGATCGCAACAACCAGCGGCCGCACGTGCGACCGGCCGGCGTGTGA
- a CDS encoding PQQ-dependent sugar dehydrogenase, whose translation MRTVRTPHASLLSLVAVGLAGATACAAAAQQDTRTVETDAGRTVVEPLASGLVHPWGMALLPDGRLLVTERAGRLRVWSADAGLSEPVAGIPEVWANGQGGLLDVALAPDFETSRLVYLSYARPGPDGGAATALGRARFEDDRLTGFERIFTEEPWIEGPNHFGGRIVFTDRGTLFLTLGERFQFDPAQDTTNHLGTVVHLQMDGSIPQDNPFVGGAGADAIWSYGHRNIEAAALHPETGELWIAEMGPRGGDELNQPQAGRNYGWPLVSWGRHYDGRDIPDPPTRPELADAAVHWTPVISPSGMAFYRGDAFPAWEGSALIGGLTAEGLVRVTIDGDAATEVERIALGARIRDVEVASDGTLYVLTDQEDGDLWRLAPARGAEAGAGR comes from the coding sequence ATGCGTACCGTCCGAACACCCCATGCTTCGCTTCTCTCCCTCGTGGCCGTCGGTCTGGCCGGCGCGACCGCCTGCGCCGCCGCCGCGCAGCAGGACACGCGCACCGTCGAGACGGACGCAGGTCGCACGGTGGTGGAGCCGCTGGCCAGCGGGCTCGTCCACCCGTGGGGGATGGCGCTGCTCCCGGATGGGCGGCTGCTCGTCACCGAGCGCGCCGGACGCCTGCGCGTATGGAGCGCCGACGCCGGTCTGTCGGAGCCGGTGGCCGGGATCCCCGAGGTCTGGGCCAACGGCCAGGGCGGGTTGCTCGACGTCGCGCTCGCGCCCGACTTCGAGACGAGCCGCCTGGTCTACCTGTCCTACGCCCGACCGGGCCCGGATGGGGGTGCGGCCACGGCGCTCGGTCGCGCCCGCTTCGAGGACGACCGTCTGACGGGCTTCGAGCGCATCTTCACGGAGGAGCCCTGGATCGAAGGCCCCAACCACTTCGGCGGCCGCATCGTCTTCACGGATCGGGGGACGCTCTTCCTGACGCTCGGGGAGCGGTTCCAGTTCGATCCCGCCCAGGACACGACCAACCACCTGGGAACGGTGGTCCACCTGCAGATGGACGGGTCCATCCCGCAGGACAATCCCTTCGTGGGCGGCGCGGGCGCCGACGCCATCTGGTCGTACGGACACCGCAACATCGAAGCGGCCGCGCTCCATCCGGAGACGGGCGAGCTGTGGATCGCGGAGATGGGCCCGCGCGGCGGCGACGAGCTCAACCAACCCCAAGCGGGCCGCAACTACGGGTGGCCGCTCGTGAGCTGGGGCCGGCACTACGACGGGCGTGACATCCCGGACCCGCCGACCCGGCCGGAGCTGGCCGATGCCGCGGTGCACTGGACCCCGGTGATCTCCCCGTCCGGGATGGCCTTCTACCGCGGGGACGCGTTCCCCGCCTGGGAGGGAAGCGCGCTGATCGGCGGCCTGACGGCCGAGGGCCTGGTCCGGGTGACGATCGACGGCGACGCGGCCACCGAGGTCGAGCGCATCGCGCTGGGCGCGCGCATCCGGGACGTGGAGGTGGCCTCCGACGGCACCCTCTACGTGCTCACCGACCAGGAGGACGGGGATCTGTGGCGCCTCGCACCCGCGCGCGGGGCCGAGGCCGGAGCCGGTCGATGA
- a CDS encoding flavin reductase family protein, with amino-acid sequence MSHWASTVVVIAVRTPDRVHATTATSFMPVAAEPPTVAWALGPGAQVLPFLAVGSSCAVSLLAEGQRRVAADFADPFPVGPSPFPREGPPVVAGAVAHLHCTVTDVDPVPGNGRLLRARVDAVTTTGGAPLLYLRRAYRTVHPAP; translated from the coding sequence CTGTCGCACTGGGCCTCCACCGTCGTGGTCATCGCGGTGCGGACCCCCGACCGCGTGCACGCCACCACGGCCACGTCCTTCATGCCGGTGGCGGCCGAGCCGCCCACCGTCGCCTGGGCGCTGGGGCCCGGCGCCCAGGTGTTGCCCTTCCTCGCGGTCGGGTCGTCCTGCGCGGTGAGCCTCCTCGCGGAGGGTCAACGCCGCGTGGCCGCCGACTTCGCCGATCCGTTCCCGGTGGGTCCCAGCCCGTTCCCGCGGGAGGGTCCTCCGGTCGTCGCCGGCGCGGTGGCCCACCTGCACTGCACCGTCACCGACGTGGACCCGGTGCCCGGCAACGGGCGCCTGCTACGCGCACGCGTGGACGCCGTCACGACGACGGGCGGCGCTCCCCTGCTCTATCTCCGGCGCGCCTACCGGACGGTGCACCCGGCGCCGTAG
- a CDS encoding MBL fold metallo-hydrolase, producing MSGPPIRPRRKGPRGKIGATPTRRSHTPAAAALLVVLLVGCEAGAPAPPDPLETPGRTRLVLLGTGTPNADPERSGPALAIVVDSASYLVDAGPGVVRRAAAAASRHGLTGLTPPRLTHLFLTHLHSDHTVGVPDVMLSPWTLERTEPLTLLGPPGTAAMAGHLQQAYAEDVRVRLEGLEPANPTGWETRAHDVEPGVVFEDERVRVTAFRVPHGSWQAAYGYRFDTPDRSIVVSGDTGPADAVAQACSGCDVLVHEVYASDGFGTRPGPWQRYHSAFHTSATEVGRIAAEGGAGMLVLTHHLLWGATEASVLAEVRTHYPGPVYFGNDLDVF from the coding sequence GTGTCAGGACCACCCATCCGACCCCGTCGGAAAGGCCCCAGAGGCAAGATCGGCGCCACACCGACGCGAAGGAGCCACACCCCGGCCGCGGCGGCCCTGCTGGTCGTGCTGCTCGTCGGCTGCGAAGCGGGCGCGCCCGCGCCTCCCGACCCCCTGGAAACCCCGGGGCGGACGCGCCTCGTGCTGCTCGGCACGGGGACGCCCAACGCCGATCCGGAGCGGTCGGGCCCGGCGCTGGCGATCGTCGTGGATTCGGCCTCCTACCTGGTGGACGCCGGGCCCGGCGTCGTGCGTCGTGCCGCAGCCGCCGCATCCCGCCATGGTCTGACCGGGCTCACCCCGCCCCGGCTCACCCACCTCTTCCTGACCCATCTGCACTCGGACCACACGGTGGGCGTCCCGGACGTCATGCTGTCTCCCTGGACCCTGGAGCGCACCGAGCCGCTGACCCTGCTCGGGCCGCCCGGCACGGCCGCCATGGCCGGGCATCTCCAGCAGGCCTACGCCGAAGACGTGCGCGTGCGCCTGGAGGGCCTCGAGCCCGCCAACCCCACGGGCTGGGAGACCCGGGCCCACGACGTGGAGCCGGGCGTGGTCTTCGAGGACGAGCGCGTGCGGGTGACGGCCTTCCGGGTCCCGCACGGCTCCTGGCAGGCCGCCTACGGCTACCGGTTCGACACGCCGGACCGGTCCATCGTGGTGTCCGGGGACACCGGGCCGGCGGACGCGGTGGCGCAGGCCTGCTCCGGCTGTGACGTGCTGGTCCACGAGGTCTACGCCAGCGACGGCTTCGGGACGCGACCCGGTCCCTGGCAGCGCTACCACTCCGCCTTCCACACCTCCGCGACGGAGGTGGGGCGCATCGCCGCGGAGGGGGGCGCCGGTATGCTGGTCCTGACGCACCATCTGCTCTGGGGCGCCACCGAGGCGTCCGTGCTCGCCGAGGTACGCACCCACTACCCGGGTCCGGTGTACTTCGGCAACGACCTGGACGTCTTCTGA
- a CDS encoding HEAT repeat domain-containing protein, translating into MGALRPLHGSQGSQVSDMGADDLVLAFARAYTLSEIFPIRHATVQEAIRDVRLRATVRVDVDVAVAGLRIGGRALGDRHGYLRELGRDLLGVGVTALRLPASLDERQIEAFLTGLRQAHLDPERSLDALLEEESASRIQVAFDGAALPEPTEEWTPADAWADPTGPTEEPGEPVVEEALEDMALHAPDGPSLYGAEPLLLLPPGADPFALPAPAAPLPAGPAHPLDPVDERLDLEAPSPEDEQADDDVWDAFAEPVREPLDGPFPEAEWLHTAAPFREDGDPEPEPAPAVDAREDGTIEADPTDIESLAPDPGDDPFVEPTPADGWMEDASADWMDGLDADWSADEAPMPWEDVDGFWSAPSELEDEVAPYEDASEAPGEAEPAVPALDGESDVDLVEETWTLLGAAELAEGSDEDALILPPEAVVPSEERVPELDAAPELDAAPGLDAAPELDAAPQLDAAPERDAVPGPDAVPGPAAPVSAVLPLDLPEREDPAVPAATDGTTPALHDLPDRERLGRDPWSGRMIRSDRDLAQIAAFRRAIAELEEPRGTPSFDPLGGLGQGVPVPGPASERQESIERLDEVEPAARPRPVPSASAAVPIASLAPDPAPVAVLEPVLDLAADLPAVSAAPVELSAPFLADSYQTLAELAIAFLTAPAGRRPAVRAAILERADRLAADDGHDAVCDAVEALLLGGEAKPEGSVTLARSLCRPPVVRALVQRLGDAKGDDDRARGLAIARQLADLMAVPLANELSEVPPRAARRNYLDALFTMGEHGHAVAVPMLEDSRWFIVRNGVDILGEVGGPGAVDRLTPALAHPDARVRRATVMAMARIGGEEAGTRLLSIVEDPDAQVREAAAMALGHLRVPRALRPLLELLDAEKSDDFQMVILRSLGQIADPSAVPAIEKRALGSFFFRPATAVRIAAYRALAGMGTPHASDLIRQAVDDKNAEVAAAARALVGRL; encoded by the coding sequence ATGGGAGCGCTACGACCGCTGCATGGATCGCAGGGGAGCCAGGTGTCGGACATGGGTGCCGACGACCTGGTCCTGGCGTTCGCGCGGGCGTACACGCTGTCGGAGATCTTTCCGATCCGGCACGCCACCGTGCAAGAGGCCATCCGCGACGTCCGGCTCCGGGCCACCGTCCGGGTGGATGTCGACGTGGCCGTGGCGGGGCTCCGCATCGGAGGCCGCGCCCTGGGCGACCGGCACGGGTACCTGCGGGAGCTGGGCCGGGACCTGTTGGGCGTCGGTGTCACGGCGCTGCGCCTGCCCGCCTCCCTGGACGAGCGGCAGATCGAGGCCTTCCTGACGGGGCTGCGTCAGGCGCACCTGGACCCGGAGCGGTCCCTGGACGCGCTCCTGGAGGAGGAGTCGGCCTCCCGGATCCAGGTGGCGTTCGACGGCGCCGCGCTGCCCGAGCCCACCGAGGAGTGGACCCCCGCGGACGCATGGGCCGACCCGACGGGACCCACCGAAGAGCCGGGGGAGCCCGTGGTCGAGGAGGCCCTGGAGGACATGGCCCTCCACGCCCCGGACGGGCCGTCCCTGTACGGGGCCGAGCCCCTCCTGCTGCTGCCGCCCGGCGCCGACCCGTTCGCGCTGCCGGCGCCGGCGGCCCCTCTGCCGGCCGGCCCGGCCCACCCCCTCGACCCCGTGGACGAGCGCCTCGACCTGGAGGCCCCCTCCCCGGAGGACGAGCAGGCCGACGACGACGTGTGGGACGCGTTCGCGGAGCCCGTACGCGAGCCCCTCGACGGCCCCTTCCCGGAGGCGGAGTGGCTGCACACCGCCGCCCCCTTCCGTGAGGACGGGGACCCCGAACCGGAGCCCGCGCCGGCGGTGGATGCCCGCGAGGACGGGACGATCGAGGCCGATCCCACCGACATCGAGTCCCTGGCCCCCGATCCGGGCGACGATCCGTTCGTGGAGCCGACACCGGCCGACGGGTGGATGGAGGACGCGTCCGCCGATTGGATGGACGGCCTGGACGCGGACTGGAGCGCCGACGAGGCGCCCATGCCGTGGGAGGACGTCGACGGGTTCTGGTCCGCTCCCTCGGAGCTGGAGGACGAGGTCGCGCCCTACGAGGACGCGTCGGAAGCCCCTGGCGAAGCGGAGCCGGCCGTCCCCGCACTGGACGGCGAGTCCGATGTGGACCTGGTCGAGGAGACCTGGACCCTGCTCGGCGCCGCGGAGCTGGCCGAAGGCTCGGACGAGGACGCGCTGATCCTCCCGCCCGAGGCGGTCGTGCCGTCGGAGGAGCGTGTCCCCGAGCTCGACGCGGCCCCCGAGCTCGACGCGGCCCCTGGGCTCGACGCGGCCCCCGAGCTCGACGCGGCCCCTCAACTCGACGCGGCCCCTGAGAGGGACGCGGTCCCCGGGCCCGATGCGGTTCCCGGGCCCGCCGCGCCGGTCTCCGCGGTCCTGCCCCTGGATCTGCCGGAGCGCGAGGACCCCGCGGTCCCCGCGGCGACGGACGGCACCACCCCTGCGCTGCACGACCTCCCCGACCGGGAGCGGCTGGGCCGGGACCCGTGGTCGGGCCGGATGATCCGCTCGGACCGCGATCTTGCGCAGATCGCCGCCTTCCGGCGCGCGATCGCCGAGCTGGAGGAGCCCCGCGGCACCCCCTCGTTCGACCCGCTGGGCGGATTGGGGCAGGGCGTTCCGGTGCCCGGTCCCGCGTCCGAGCGGCAAGAGTCCATCGAGCGCCTCGACGAGGTCGAGCCGGCCGCGCGGCCCCGTCCGGTGCCGAGCGCGAGCGCGGCCGTGCCCATCGCCAGCCTGGCGCCCGATCCGGCACCCGTGGCCGTGCTCGAGCCCGTGCTGGATCTGGCCGCCGACCTGCCCGCCGTGAGCGCCGCTCCCGTGGAGCTGAGCGCGCCCTTCCTGGCCGACAGCTACCAGACGCTGGCCGAGCTGGCCATCGCGTTCCTGACGGCGCCCGCGGGACGGCGTCCCGCCGTGCGGGCCGCCATCCTGGAGCGGGCCGACCGCCTGGCGGCGGATGACGGACACGACGCGGTGTGCGACGCGGTGGAGGCGCTGCTGCTGGGCGGCGAGGCGAAGCCGGAGGGCTCCGTCACGCTCGCGCGGTCGCTGTGCCGGCCTCCGGTGGTGCGGGCCCTCGTCCAGCGCCTGGGGGACGCCAAGGGCGACGACGATCGGGCGCGTGGCCTGGCCATCGCGCGGCAGCTCGCCGACCTCATGGCCGTGCCTCTGGCCAACGAGCTCTCCGAGGTCCCACCGCGGGCGGCCCGCCGCAACTACCTGGACGCGCTGTTCACCATGGGCGAGCACGGCCACGCCGTCGCCGTGCCCATGCTCGAGGACTCGCGCTGGTTCATCGTCCGCAACGGGGTCGACATCCTGGGCGAGGTGGGCGGGCCGGGCGCGGTCGATCGCCTCACGCCGGCGCTCGCCCACCCCGACGCGCGCGTGCGCCGGGCCACCGTGATGGCCATGGCCCGGATCGGCGGGGAGGAGGCCGGGACGCGGCTGCTGTCCATCGTCGAGGATCCCGACGCGCAGGTACGCGAGGCCGCCGCCATGGCGCTCGGCCATCTGCGCGTGCCTCGCGCGCTGCGCCCGCTGCTGGAGCTCCTGGACGCCGAGAAGAGCGACGACTTCCAGATGGTGATCCTGCGCTCGCTCGGGCAGATCGCCGATCCTTCGGCCGTGCCCGCGATCGAGAAGCGCGCGCTCGGCAGCTTCTTCTTCCGTCCCGCCACCGCCGTGCGCATCGCCGCCTACCGCGCGCTGGCCGGGATGGGCACGCCCCACGCCAGCGATCTCATCCGGCAGGCGGTGGACGACAAGAACGCCGAGGTGGCCGCAGCCGCCCGGGCGCTCGTGGGTCGTCTCTGA